From Microcebus murinus isolate Inina chromosome 13, M.murinus_Inina_mat1.0, whole genome shotgun sequence, the proteins below share one genomic window:
- the USPL1 gene encoding SUMO-specific isopeptidase USPL1: MMDSPKIGNGLPVIGPGTGIGISSLHMVGYLGKNYDSAKVTSDGYCPACREKGKLNALKTYRISFQESIFLCEDLQCIYPLGSKSLNNLISPDSEECHTPSKPQKRKILETSCKDLLLLANSKKTRNHIVTDGEQISNSKHNGEVYGDSSSNPISTADCLEQNEILEADIVDVATEKDRTTIDVSGTGGISPQNEEYTSELEMPLESKFTSFQQTLCVQWKNAYALCWLDCILSALVHSERLKNTVTELCSKEESVFWQLFTKYNQANKLLCEKQLDGVKDGDGQKLASEIYAEIDTSLNEVRDKIFVRLQPQLRCALGDMESPVFAFPLLLKIEPHIEKLFLYSFSWDFECSQCGHQYQTRCTKSLVTFTNVIPEWHPLNAAHFGPCNSCNNKSQIRKMVLEKVSPLFMLHFVEGLPQNDLQRYAFHFEGCLYQITSVIQYQANNHFITWSLDADGSWLECDDLKGPCSERYENFEVPASEIHIVIWERKTSQETDKEGACLSLEETSDQHSFDNEKPVSPASCSVADAASAETAPVAHPANTPVAPHVPPQDKAVALGDHSLSSPKDLVDNTILPLTLEDTIQQTAPVFQLNSEAFLLASKPVAENTGIVKTNTSQSQESLMPSSVSAPCKENLTQDPLVDLNFPSQVVNTNVQSLQLNVEDTESTKPVNNADAAGLIQGVKSVEMEKDAQLKQFLTPKTEKLKPEQVISQVPNLKKKETVADSQNMTAKSLQKQSVKENEKKPFVGSWVKGLLSRGASFMPPCVSAHSRNTITDLQPSVKGANNFGGFKTKGIKQKSSRVSRKAHRGSSKPPPASEPPPSPPSSGGTAAAHPRVSASTASEDVKKGDSASHGAQLDHSSHGNENDVSSANHGDSVESQIHKLRLKLLKKLKAKKRKLAALTSSSQSGKLPSENLEHVPQGGSPNDCESIEDLLNELQYQIDLADKKSGCTTVSGVSPYNSQTHEEILAELLSPTSVVSTELSENGEADFRYLEMGDNHIPAPVPGELNISQNTYLGQDRNYCSPSKKTACEVQPDSLTNNACVRTLNLESPMKTDIFDEFFSTSGLNSLANDTLDLPHFDEYLFENC, translated from the exons tgcatCTATCCTTTGGGCTCTAAATCACTTAATAACCTAATTTCTCCTGATTCGGAAGAGTGTCACACTCCGAGTAagcctcaaaaaagaaagatcttgGAAACCAGCTGTAAAGATTTACTTCTTTTAGCAAATTCCAAAAAGACTAGAAATCATATTGTTACTGATGGTGAACAAATTTCGAACAGCAAACATAATGGAGAAGTATATGGTGACAGCTCATCAAATCCAATTAGCACAGCTGATTGCTTGGAGCAGAATGAGATTTTGGAAGCTGATATTGTTGATGTGGCTACTGAAAAAGATCGTACTACAATTGATGTCTCTGGAACTGGGGGAATTTCCCCTCAAAACGAAGAATATACATCTGAACTGGAAATGCCATTGGAGAGCAAATTTACATCATTTCAGCAGACTTTGTGTGTCCAGTGGAAAAATGCTTATGCTCTCTGTTGGTTAGATTGTATCCTATCAGCTTTGGTGCACTCAGAAAGACTAAAGAACACTGTGACTGAACTGTGCTCTAAGGAGGAATCTGTATTCTGGCAGCTGTTCACAAAATATAATCAAGCAAACAAGCTTTTGTGTGAGAAGCAATTGGATGGAGTTAAAG atggAGATGGTCAAAAACTTGCTTCAGAAATATATGCGGAGATAGACACCTCTCTGAATGAagtcagagataaaatttttgtTAGACTTCAGCCTCAGCTTAGGTGCGCATTAG gTGATATGGAAAGCCCTGTGTTTGCATTTCCCCTGCTCTTAAAGATAGAACCTCACATTGAAAAGCTCTTCCTATATTCTTTTTCTTGGGACTTTGAATGTTCACAGTGTGGACACCAGTATCAAACCAg gtgtACGAAGAGTCTGGTCACCTTTACAAATGTCATCCCTGAGTGGCACCCACTTAATGCTGCCCATTTTGGTCCATGTAACAGTTGCAACAATaaatcacaaataagaaaaatggtaTTAGAAAA AGTGTCTCCCTTATTCATGTTGCACTTCGTAGAAGGCTTACCGCAGAATGACCTGCAGCGCTACGCATTTCATTTTGAAGGCTGTCTTTATCAAATAACTTCTGTAATTCAGTACCAagcaaataatcattttataacaTGGAGTTTAGATGCTGATG GAAGTTGGCTGGAATGTGATGACTTAAAAGGCCCATGTTCTGAAAGGTATGAGAACTTTGAAGTTCCTGCTTCAGAGATACATATTgttatttgggaaagaaaaacgTCTCAAGAGACGGATAAAGAAGGTGCTTGCCTCTCGCTTGAAGAGACTAGTGATCAACATTCTTTTGATAATGAGAAACCAGTATCTCCAGCTTCGTGTTCTGTGGCTGATGCTGCCTCAGCTGAAACAGCCCCGGTGGCTCACCCTGCAAATACGCCAGTCGCTCCTCATGTTCCTCCACAGGACAAAGCTGTAGCTCTTGGAGATCATTCACTTTCAAGTCCAAAAGATTTGGTTGACAATACTATTTTACCCTTGACACTTGAAGACACTATCCAGCAAACTGCCCCGGTTTTTCAGCTTAACTCTGAAGCTTTCCTGTTAGCAAGTAAACCTGTGGCAGAAAATACAGGAATTGTTAAAACAAATACTTCTCAGTCACAAGAATCATTAATGCCTTCTTCAGTATCAGCCCCATGTAAAGAGAATCTTACCCAAGACCCATTAGTGGATCTGAACTTTCCATCTCAAGTTGTAAATACCAACGTGCAATCCTTACAGCTGAATGTAGAAGATACTGAAAGTACTAAACCTGTGAATAATGCTGACGCCGCTGGCCTTATACAGGGAGTGAAGTCTGTAGAAATGGAGAAGGACGCTCAGTTAAAACAATTCCTTACAccaaaaactgagaaattaaaacCAGAACAAGTTATATCTCAGGTACctaatttgaagaaaaaagaaactgtagcAGACTCTCAAAACATGACAGCTAAGTCCTTACAGAAGCAGtctgtgaaagaaaatgagaagaaaccaTTTGTGGGAAGTTGGGTTAAAGGCTTATTAAGCAGGGGTGCTTCTTTCATGCCGCCTTGTGTTTCAGCTCATAGTAGAAACACTATAACTGATTTGCAACCTTCAGTTAAAGGGGCGAATAATTTTGGTGGCTTTAAAACCAAAGGAATAAAGCAGAAGTCTAGCCGGGTATCCAGGAAAGCTCATAGGGGTTCAAGTAAGCCACCTCCAGCGAGTGAGCCTCCACCAAGTCCTCCGTCGTCGGGTGGCACGGCGGCCGCTCACCCACGCGTGAGTGCCAGCACTGCTTCCGAAGATGTGAAGAAGGGTGACAGTGCCTCACACGGAGCTCAACTCGACCACAGTtctcatggaaatgaaaatgatgtTTCTTCAGCAAACCATGGAGACTCAGTTGAAAGTCAGATTCATAAACTTCGCCTAAAACTTCTTAAAAAACTAAAggcaaaaaagaggaaattagcTGCTCTCACGTCTTCCTCCCAAAGTGGAAAACTTCCAAGTGAAAATTTAGAACATGTACCCCAAGGTGGGTCTCCAAATGATTGTGAGTCGATAGAAGACTTGTTAAATGAGCTGCAGTATCAAATTGACCTTGCAGATAAGAAGTCTGGATGCACCACTGTTTCTGGCGTTTCCCCGTACAATAGTCAAACTCATGAAGAAATTTTAGCAGAATTATTGTCTCCTACATCTGTTGTTTCAACAGAGCTCTCAGAAAATGGGGAAGCTGACTTTAGGTATTTGGAAATGGGAGATAACCATATACCAGCTCCAGTACCTGGTGAACTAAATATTTCACAGAACACATATCTGGGACAGGACCGTAATTACTGTAGCCCGAGTAAGAAAACTGCATGTGAAGTTCAGCCAGACTCCCTAACAAACAATGCCTGTGTTAGAACATTAAACTTGGAGAGTCCCATGAAGACTGATATTTTTGATGAGTTTTTTTCCACCTCAGGATTAAATTCTTTAGCAAATGACACGTTAGACTTACCTCATTTTGATGAATATCTGTTTGAGAATTGTTGA